The Streptomyces sp. NBC_01275 genome has a segment encoding these proteins:
- a CDS encoding RNA polymerase sigma factor, whose product MLRRKARRVQEDDDPLDTAQERRVRAVLALGGVPQADLPDGVQQVRLRLLERTAKGYEAPRDVSAWAAVVASNLAMDWHRAKRRQERLGERLASLRQHEHPSGEDASVLSLAVAQGLDDLPDAQRQVVVLRFYADLPVRSIAEELGVPEGTVKSRLHTAVRALRARLHEDEVV is encoded by the coding sequence GTGCTGCGCAGAAAGGCCCGCCGTGTCCAGGAGGACGACGATCCTCTGGACACGGCCCAGGAACGGCGGGTACGGGCGGTGCTCGCGCTCGGCGGGGTGCCGCAGGCGGATCTGCCGGACGGGGTCCAGCAGGTGCGGCTGCGGCTGCTGGAGCGCACCGCGAAGGGGTACGAGGCACCGCGCGACGTCTCCGCGTGGGCGGCGGTCGTCGCCTCCAACCTCGCCATGGACTGGCACCGCGCCAAGCGCCGCCAGGAACGGCTGGGGGAGCGGCTGGCCTCGCTGCGCCAGCACGAGCACCCCTCCGGCGAGGACGCCAGCGTGCTCTCCCTCGCCGTCGCCCAGGGCCTGGACGACCTGCCCGACGCCCAGCGTCAGGTCGTCGTCCTGCGGTTCTACGCCGATCTGCCGGTGCGCTCGATAGCCGAGGAGCTCGGCGTCCCGGAGGGCACGGTCAAGAGCCGGCTGCACACGGCGGTCCGGGCCCTGCGCGCCCGCCTGCACGAGGACGAGGTGGTGTGA
- a CDS encoding aspartate-semialdehyde dehydrogenase, with amino-acid sequence MRVGIVGATGQVGTVMRRILEERDFPVTELRLFASARSAGTVLDGVTVEDAAAADYTGLDIVLFSAGGATSKALAEKVASQGAVVIDNSSAWRRDPDVPLVVSEVNPHAIARRPKGIIANPNCTTMAAMPVLKPLHAEAGLEALVVATYQAVSGSGVAGVAELHGQALKVVADADKLAHDGESVDYPEPQVYKRPIAFNVIPLAGSIVDDGLNETDEEQKLRNESRKILEIPDLKVSGTCVRVPVFSGHSLQVNARFARPISAARATELLADAEGVVLTDIPTPLQAAGKDPSFVGRIREDETVEHGLALFVSNDNLRKGAALNAVQIAELVTAELKG; translated from the coding sequence GTGAGGGTCGGAATCGTCGGAGCCACCGGTCAGGTCGGCACGGTCATGCGCAGGATCCTCGAGGAGCGGGACTTCCCCGTCACCGAGCTGCGTCTGTTCGCCTCGGCCCGCTCCGCGGGGACGGTCCTGGACGGCGTGACGGTGGAGGACGCGGCGGCCGCCGACTACACCGGCCTCGACATCGTCCTCTTCTCCGCGGGCGGCGCGACCTCCAAGGCGCTGGCCGAGAAGGTCGCCTCGCAGGGCGCGGTGGTGATCGACAACTCCTCGGCGTGGCGCAGGGACCCGGACGTGCCCCTGGTCGTCTCCGAGGTGAACCCGCACGCGATCGCCCGCCGCCCCAAGGGCATCATCGCCAACCCGAACTGCACGACGATGGCCGCGATGCCGGTCCTGAAGCCGCTGCACGCCGAGGCCGGCCTCGAGGCGCTGGTCGTCGCCACCTACCAGGCGGTGTCCGGCTCGGGCGTCGCGGGCGTGGCGGAGCTGCACGGCCAGGCGCTGAAGGTCGTGGCCGACGCCGACAAGCTGGCCCACGACGGCGAGTCGGTCGACTACCCCGAGCCGCAGGTCTACAAGCGCCCCATCGCCTTCAACGTCATCCCGCTCGCGGGCTCGATCGTCGACGACGGTCTGAACGAGACGGACGAGGAGCAGAAGCTCCGCAACGAGTCCCGCAAGATCCTGGAGATCCCCGACCTGAAGGTCTCCGGCACCTGTGTGCGCGTCCCGGTCTTCTCCGGCCACTCCCTCCAGGTCAACGCCCGTTTCGCCCGCCCGATCAGCGCCGCGCGCGCGACGGAGCTGCTGGCGGACGCCGAGGGCGTCGTCCTCACCGACATCCCGACCCCCCTTCAGGCGGCCGGCAAGGACCCGTCGTTCGTGGGCCGCATCCGCGAGGACGAGACCGTGGAGCACGGCCTCGCCCTCTTCGTCTCCAACGACAACCTCCGCAAGGGCGCGGCCCTGAACGCGGTGCAGATCGCGGAGCTGGTGACGGCGGAGCTGAAGGGCTAA
- a CDS encoding DUF1203 domain-containing protein, which yields MTTYIARPVDSWVLKELRSADDAGRRMVPVIDEEGGDPLRCCLRRSEPGERIALVSYAPLRRWAAETGAEPRAYDEQGPVFIHAEECAGPQDGGGHPFADDHRVVRRYSAEGRILGGRLVADPDGGDGDGFDEAFRNAFDDPSVALVHVRAVEYGCFLYEVRRS from the coding sequence ATGACGACATACATCGCACGACCCGTCGACTCGTGGGTCCTGAAGGAACTGCGCTCCGCCGACGACGCGGGACGCCGCATGGTTCCCGTGATCGATGAGGAGGGCGGGGATCCGCTCCGCTGCTGTCTGCGCCGCAGCGAGCCAGGGGAGCGGATCGCCCTCGTCTCGTACGCCCCGCTGCGCCGCTGGGCCGCGGAAACGGGGGCCGAGCCGAGGGCGTACGACGAGCAGGGGCCGGTCTTCATCCACGCGGAGGAGTGTGCGGGGCCGCAGGACGGGGGCGGACATCCGTTCGCGGACGACCATCGCGTGGTGCGGCGTTACTCGGCCGAGGGACGCATCCTCGGCGGACGACTCGTCGCGGACCCGGACGGCGGCGACGGCGACGGCTTCGACGAGGCTTTCCGGAACGCGTTCGACGACCCGTCCGTGGCACTGGTCCACGTCCGGGCCGTCGAGTACGGCTGCTTCCTCTACGAGGTCAGAAGGAGTTAG
- the pepN gene encoding aminopeptidase N, producing MPGTNLTREEAQQRAKLLTVDSYEIDLDLSGAQEGGTYRSLTTVRFDVAEGGAESFIDLVAPAVHEVTLNGDPLDAAEVFKDSRIALSGLLQGRNVLRVVADCAYTNTGEGLHRFVDPVDEQAYLYTQFEVPDARRVFASFEQPDLKATFQFTVKAPSGWTVVSNSPTPEPKDDVWVFEPTPRISTYITALIVGPYHSVHSVYEKDGQSVPLGIYCRPSLAEFLDSDAIFEVTRQGFEWFQEKFDYAYPFGKYDQLFVPEFNAGAMENAGAVTIRDQYVFRSKVTDAAYEVRAATILHELAHMWFGDLVTMEWWNDLWLNESFATYAEAACQAYSPQSRWPHSWTTFANSMKTWAYRQDQLPSTHPIMADIRDLDDVLVNFDGITYAKGASVLKQLVAYVGMDEFFAGVQAYFKRHAFGNTRLSDLLGALEETSGRDLKTWSKLWLETAGINVLRPEIETDSDGVITSFAIRQEAPALPAGAKGEPTLRPHRIAVGLYVLDADSGKLVRDERIELDVDGELTAVPQLAGKRRPDVILLNDDDLSYAKVRLDEQSLAFVTEHLGDFESSLPRALCWASAWDMTRDAELPTRDYLSLVLSGIGKESDIGVVQSLHRQVKLAIDLYAAPATREALLTRWTDATLAHLRSAEAGGDHQLAWARAFAATARTPEQLDLLDGLLEGSQTIEGLAVDTELRWAFVQRLAAVGRFDETEIAGEYERDKTAAGERHAATARAARPTPEAKAEAWALVVEDDKLPNALQEAVIGGFVDTDQRELLAPYTDKYFEVVKAIWDTRSHEIAQQIAVGLYPTIQVSEETLAKTDAWLASAEPNAALRRLVSESRSGVERALRAQAADAQ from the coding sequence GTGCCTGGCACAAACCTGACTCGCGAAGAGGCGCAGCAGCGGGCGAAGCTGCTCACCGTTGACTCGTACGAGATCGATCTCGACCTCTCCGGAGCGCAGGAGGGCGGCACCTACCGGTCCCTGACCACCGTGCGCTTCGACGTCGCCGAAGGGGGCGCGGAGTCCTTCATCGACCTGGTGGCCCCGGCCGTCCACGAGGTGACGCTGAACGGGGACCCGCTGGACGCGGCCGAGGTGTTCAAGGACTCCCGGATCGCGCTGTCCGGGCTGCTGCAGGGCCGTAACGTCCTGCGGGTCGTCGCCGACTGCGCCTACACCAACACCGGCGAGGGTCTGCACCGGTTCGTCGACCCGGTGGACGAACAGGCCTATCTGTACACGCAGTTCGAGGTGCCGGACGCGCGTCGCGTGTTCGCCTCGTTCGAGCAGCCGGACCTCAAGGCCACCTTCCAGTTCACGGTGAAGGCCCCGAGCGGCTGGACCGTCGTCTCCAACTCCCCGACGCCCGAGCCCAAGGACGACGTCTGGGTCTTCGAGCCGACGCCGAGGATCTCGACGTACATCACCGCGCTGATCGTCGGGCCGTACCACTCGGTGCACAGCGTGTACGAGAAGGACGGGCAGTCGGTGCCGCTGGGCATCTACTGCCGGCCGTCGCTCGCGGAGTTCCTCGACTCGGACGCGATCTTCGAGGTCACCCGGCAGGGCTTCGAGTGGTTCCAGGAGAAGTTCGACTACGCGTACCCGTTCGGGAAGTACGACCAGCTGTTCGTGCCGGAGTTCAACGCGGGCGCGATGGAGAACGCGGGCGCGGTGACCATCCGCGACCAGTACGTGTTCCGGTCGAAGGTGACGGACGCGGCGTACGAGGTGCGGGCCGCCACGATCCTGCACGAGCTGGCCCACATGTGGTTCGGCGACCTGGTCACCATGGAGTGGTGGAACGACCTGTGGCTGAACGAGTCGTTCGCCACCTACGCGGAGGCGGCCTGCCAGGCCTACTCCCCGCAGTCGCGCTGGCCGCACTCCTGGACCACCTTCGCCAACTCCATGAAGACGTGGGCCTACCGCCAGGACCAGCTGCCGTCCACGCACCCGATCATGGCGGACATCCGCGACCTGGACGACGTGCTCGTCAACTTCGACGGCATCACGTACGCCAAGGGCGCGAGCGTGCTGAAGCAGCTCGTGGCGTACGTCGGCATGGACGAGTTCTTCGCGGGCGTGCAGGCGTACTTCAAGCGCCACGCGTTCGGCAACACCCGGCTGTCGGACCTGCTGGGCGCGCTGGAGGAGACCTCCGGGCGTGATCTGAAGACCTGGTCGAAGCTGTGGCTGGAGACGGCCGGCATCAACGTCCTGCGTCCGGAGATCGAGACGGACTCCGACGGCGTCATCACGTCCTTCGCCATCCGCCAGGAGGCCCCGGCGCTCCCGGCGGGCGCGAAGGGCGAGCCGACGCTGCGCCCGCACCGCATCGCCGTCGGCCTGTACGTCCTGGACGCCGACTCCGGCAAGCTGGTGCGCGACGAGCGCATCGAGCTGGACGTCGACGGCGAGCTGACGGCCGTACCGCAGCTGGCCGGCAAGCGCCGTCCGGACGTCATCCTGCTCAACGACGACGACCTGTCGTACGCGAAGGTCCGCCTCGACGAGCAGTCCCTGGCGTTCGTGACGGAGCACCTGGGCGACTTCGAGTCCTCGCTGCCGCGCGCCCTGTGCTGGGCGTCGGCCTGGGACATGACCCGGGACGCCGAACTGCCCACCCGCGACTACCTGTCCCTGGTGCTGTCCGGCATCGGCAAGGAGTCGGACATCGGTGTGGTGCAGTCCCTGCACCGCCAGGTCAAGCTCGCCATCGACCTGTACGCGGCCCCGGCGACCCGCGAGGCCCTGCTGACCCGTTGGACCGACGCCACGCTGGCCCATCTGCGGTCCGCCGAGGCGGGCGGCGACCACCAGCTGGCGTGGGCACGGGCGTTCGCCGCCACGGCCCGTACGCCGGAGCAGCTGGACCTCCTGGACGGCCTGCTGGAGGGTTCGCAGACGATCGAGGGCCTGGCCGTCGACACCGAGCTGCGCTGGGCGTTCGTGCAGCGCCTCGCGGCGGTCGGCCGGTTCGACGAGACGGAGATCGCCGGCGAGTACGAGCGCGACAAGACGGCCGCCGGCGAGCGTCATGCGGCGACCGCCCGGGCCGCCCGTCCGACGCCGGAGGCCAAGGCGGAGGCGTGGGCGCTGGTCGTCGAGGACGACAAGCTCCCCAACGCCCTTCAGGAGGCGGTCATCGGCGGCTTCGTCGACACCGACCAGCGTGAGCTGCTCGCGCCGTACACGGACAAGTACTTCGAGGTCGTCAAGGCGATCTGGGACACCCGTTCGCACGAGATCGCCCAGCAGATCGCGGTCGGCCTCTACCCGACGATCCAGGTCTCCGAGGAGACCCTGGCCAAGACCGACGCCTGGCTGGCCTCCGCCGAGCCCAACGCGGCCCTGCGCCGCCTGGTCTCGGAGTCCCGCTCGGGCGTGGAGCGAGCGCTGCGCGCCCAGGCGGCGGACGCGCAGTAG
- a CDS encoding EamA family transporter, which produces MKRPRTVLFTALTALAPISWGTTYAVTTEFLPPDRPLFTGLMRALPAGLLLLALGRVLPRGVWWAKAAVLGALNIGAFFPLLFLSAYRLPGGMAAVVGSVGPLFVVGLSALLLGQRPTARTVLTGLAAAFGVSLVVLKAAGALDTLGVLAALASTASMSAGTVLTKKWGRPDGVGPLALTGWQLTAGGLLIAPVALLVEGAPPALDGRAIGGYLYLALANTAVSYWLWFRGIGRLTATQVTFLGPLSPLTAAVVGWAALGQALTPVQLTGMALAFGATVAGQLGSRTPRVVAHRSPQGRAGSAAVPCAAPSSAPPRKPG; this is translated from the coding sequence ATGAAGAGGCCCCGGACCGTCCTGTTCACCGCTCTCACCGCCCTCGCCCCCATCTCCTGGGGCACCACCTACGCGGTCACCACCGAGTTCCTCCCGCCCGACCGCCCCCTGTTCACCGGCCTGATGCGCGCCCTGCCCGCCGGGCTGCTGCTGCTCGCCCTCGGGCGCGTGCTGCCTCGGGGCGTCTGGTGGGCGAAGGCGGCGGTGCTCGGCGCGCTGAACATCGGCGCCTTCTTCCCGCTTCTCTTCCTCTCCGCCTACCGGCTCCCCGGCGGCATGGCGGCGGTCGTGGGCTCGGTCGGGCCGCTGTTCGTCGTCGGGCTCTCGGCGCTGCTGCTGGGGCAGCGGCCGACCGCCCGGACCGTGCTGACCGGACTGGCGGCCGCCTTCGGCGTCAGCCTGGTCGTGCTGAAGGCGGCGGGGGCGCTGGACACGCTCGGCGTGCTGGCCGCGCTCGCCTCCACCGCCTCGATGTCGGCAGGCACGGTCCTCACCAAGAAGTGGGGCCGCCCCGACGGCGTCGGCCCGCTCGCCCTCACCGGCTGGCAGCTCACCGCCGGCGGTCTGCTCATCGCGCCCGTCGCCCTCCTCGTCGAGGGCGCACCGCCCGCCCTGGACGGCCGGGCGATCGGCGGCTACCTCTACCTCGCCCTGGCCAACACGGCGGTCTCGTACTGGCTCTGGTTCCGTGGCATCGGCCGCCTCACCGCCACCCAGGTCACCTTCCTCGGCCCGCTCTCCCCGCTGACCGCCGCCGTGGTCGGCTGGGCCGCCCTCGGCCAGGCGCTGACGCCGGTGCAACTGACGGGCATGGCACTGGCGTTCGGCGCGACGGTGGCGGGACAGCTGGGGTCGCGGACCCCTCGCGTTGTGGCACACCGCTCACCGCAAGGGCGGGCCGGATCGGCCGCCGTTCCGTGTGCTGCTCCGTCTTCCGCTCCGCCCAGGAAGCCGGGCTGA
- a CDS encoding MarR family winged helix-turn-helix transcriptional regulator, translating to MSSSQPHPPPMSPSPTQTPSPPPTPSPSPSPPPTPSSRRKDPVDAIVEQWATVRPDLDTTAMEVFGRIFRLSRAMGDRMEKAYAPLGIARGEFDVLATLRRSGEPYTLSPRQLSATLMLTTGGMTGRLDKLERAALLRRSPDPHDRRALQVTLTEKGLDLVDRAVGAGLAVQTATLSALPPEQTDRLADLLRELLFATEAPGN from the coding sequence ATGAGCAGCTCACAGCCGCACCCCCCGCCGATGTCACCCTCGCCGACGCAGACGCCGTCACCCCCGCCGACGCCGTCGCCGTCGCCGTCACCCCCGCCGACGCCGTCGTCTCGGCGCAAGGACCCCGTCGACGCGATCGTCGAGCAGTGGGCGACGGTCCGGCCGGACCTCGACACCACCGCCATGGAGGTCTTCGGCCGGATCTTCCGGCTCTCGCGCGCGATGGGCGACCGGATGGAGAAGGCGTACGCCCCCCTCGGCATCGCCCGTGGGGAGTTCGACGTCCTGGCCACCCTGCGCCGCTCCGGCGAGCCGTACACCCTCTCGCCCCGTCAGCTGTCGGCGACGCTCATGCTCACCACCGGCGGGATGACCGGCCGCCTCGACAAGCTGGAACGGGCCGCACTGCTGCGCCGCTCCCCCGACCCGCACGACCGCCGGGCCCTGCAGGTGACGCTGACCGAGAAGGGGCTGGACCTGGTCGACCGGGCGGTCGGCGCGGGCCTCGCCGTCCAGACGGCGACCCTGTCCGCCCTGCCCCCCGAGCAGACCGACCGACTGGCCGACCTGCTGAGGGAGTTGCTGTTCGCGACCGAGGCCCCGGGGAACTGA
- the malQ gene encoding 4-alpha-glucanotransferase produces the protein MTAPLGEELVRLAGLYGVAASFQPSPDRTVMASGAAVVRALAALGVDAGDPAAVRDALAAKEGELSTRLLPPTVVCWSGSPVTALDALPAGSRLHIDTEQGESRASVEELPPGVHRLTASAPDGRTGHAHLVVAPPRLPTPASTSPSAFTGRSYGLLVQLYSLLSRRSWGMGDLGDLGELAAWAGRALGAGFVQVNPLHAGVPGAPTDPSPYRPSSRRFPDPVHLRVEDVPEFAYVDDPDGMRALLERGGRLREAVLEKGALIDRDAVWEVKREALEAVVRVPLGPGRRAAYCDFLAEQGQALEDHATWCALAEVHGSEWQRWPDGLRDPRSAETGRVRGELMDRVDFWSRLAWLTDAQLTAAQRAAREAGMPVGIVHDLAVGVHPEGADAWAQQEYFAAGMSVGAPPDAFNARGQDWGLPPWRPDRLAESGYAPYRRLLRALFRYAGALRIDHVMGLFRLWWVPQGEPPTEGAYVRYDAEAMLAILVLEASRAGATVIGEDLGTVEPGVREALRERGVLGTSVLWFERDWDGDGRPLPPDRWRADSLATATTHDLPSTAARLTGEHVELRDRLGLLTHPLEEERAAAAADAGEWLNLLTRLGLLAGAGGGSDPSSEEAQVQAVHRFLLRTPARMIGVWLPDGVGDRRPQNLPGTWNQYPNWRLPIADAEGRPVTLEELAASPRLHALIDVLKEGREEGVREGLREGG, from the coding sequence ATGACCGCACCCCTCGGCGAGGAGCTCGTCCGGCTGGCAGGGCTGTACGGTGTCGCCGCTTCGTTTCAGCCGTCGCCGGACCGTACGGTCATGGCGTCGGGCGCCGCCGTCGTCCGTGCCCTCGCGGCTCTCGGCGTCGACGCGGGCGACCCGGCGGCCGTGCGGGACGCTCTCGCCGCAAAAGAGGGGGAGCTGAGCACGCGGCTGCTGCCGCCGACAGTGGTGTGCTGGAGCGGGAGTCCGGTGACGGCGCTCGACGCCCTTCCCGCCGGCAGCCGGCTGCACATCGACACCGAACAGGGTGAGAGTCGTGCCTCCGTCGAGGAGCTGCCGCCAGGGGTGCATCGGTTGACTGCCAGTGCGCCCGACGGTCGTACCGGGCACGCCCACCTCGTCGTCGCCCCGCCCCGCCTGCCCACGCCCGCGTCCACATCCCCGTCCGCCTTCACCGGACGGTCGTACGGGCTTCTCGTTCAGCTCTACTCCCTCCTCTCCCGTCGTTCGTGGGGCATGGGCGATCTCGGGGATCTGGGGGAGCTCGCCGCTTGGGCGGGGCGGGCGCTGGGGGCCGGGTTCGTGCAGGTCAATCCGTTGCATGCGGGGGTGCCGGGGGCGCCTACCGATCCGTCCCCCTATCGGCCGTCCTCGCGTCGTTTCCCCGACCCGGTGCATCTGCGGGTCGAGGACGTTCCCGAGTTCGCGTACGTCGACGATCCGGACGGGATGCGGGCGCTGCTCGAACGCGGTGGGCGGTTGCGTGAAGCGGTGCTGGAGAAGGGGGCGTTGATCGATCGGGACGCCGTGTGGGAGGTCAAGCGGGAGGCCCTCGAAGCGGTCGTCCGGGTGCCGCTCGGGCCCGGTCGGCGGGCCGCCTACTGCGACTTCCTCGCCGAACAGGGGCAGGCCCTGGAGGACCACGCCACCTGGTGCGCGCTCGCGGAGGTGCACGGTTCGGAGTGGCAGCGTTGGCCGGACGGACTGAGGGATCCCCGGTCCGCCGAGACCGGTCGCGTCCGCGGCGAGTTGATGGACCGCGTCGATTTCTGGTCGCGCCTCGCCTGGCTCACCGACGCCCAGCTCACCGCCGCTCAGCGCGCCGCGCGCGAGGCCGGCATGCCGGTCGGGATCGTGCACGATCTGGCGGTCGGCGTGCACCCCGAGGGCGCGGACGCCTGGGCCCAGCAGGAGTACTTCGCCGCCGGCATGTCCGTGGGCGCCCCGCCCGACGCCTTCAACGCGCGCGGCCAGGACTGGGGCCTGCCGCCCTGGCGACCCGACCGGCTCGCCGAGTCCGGGTACGCCCCGTACCGCAGGCTGCTGCGCGCACTGTTCCGCTACGCCGGCGCCCTGCGCATCGACCACGTCATGGGCCTGTTCCGCCTGTGGTGGGTCCCGCAGGGCGAACCGCCCACCGAGGGTGCGTATGTTCGATACGACGCCGAGGCCATGCTTGCGATCCTGGTACTGGAGGCCTCTCGCGCCGGCGCGACGGTGATCGGCGAGGACCTGGGCACGGTGGAGCCGGGCGTGCGCGAGGCGCTGCGCGAGCGGGGGGTGCTCGGCACCTCCGTGCTGTGGTTCGAGCGGGACTGGGACGGCGACGGCCGTCCGCTGCCCCCGGACCGCTGGCGTGCCGACAGTCTCGCCACCGCCACCACCCACGACCTGCCGTCCACCGCCGCCCGGCTCACCGGCGAACACGTCGAACTCCGCGACCGGCTCGGCCTGTTGACCCATCCTCTGGAGGAGGAGCGCGCGGCCGCCGCCGCCGACGCCGGGGAGTGGCTGAACCTGCTCACCCGGCTCGGACTCCTCGCGGGCGCGGGCGGCGGAAGCGACCCCTCCTCGGAGGAGGCACAGGTCCAGGCCGTTCACCGCTTCCTGCTGCGCACCCCCGCCCGCATGATCGGCGTCTGGCTCCCCGACGGCGTCGGCGACCGCCGCCCGCAGAACCTCCCCGGCACCTGGAACCAGTACCCGAACTGGCGGCTGCCCATCGCCGACGCGGAGGGCCGCCCGGTGACCCTGGAGGAACTGGCGGCCTCCCCGCGCCTCCATGCACTCATCGACGTACTGAAAGAGGGACGGGAAGAGGGAGTGCGGGAGGGGCTGCGGGAGGGGGGCTGA
- a CDS encoding immunity 53 family protein: protein MTDATHATDATDSGGELGWLQRWYEAQCDGDWEHEWGVRIDTLDNPGWSVRIDLEETLLAGRPYEGTEFRRSGSDWGMARVSDDVFEASCGPLNLGEVLGLFRVWATSVER from the coding sequence ATGACGGACGCAACGCATGCAACAGACGCAACGGACTCAGGCGGAGAGCTCGGCTGGCTGCAACGGTGGTACGAGGCTCAGTGCGACGGTGATTGGGAGCATGAGTGGGGTGTTCGGATCGACACGCTGGACAACCCGGGCTGGTCCGTGCGGATCGATCTGGAAGAGACCTTGCTGGCTGGTCGGCCGTATGAGGGGACGGAATTTCGGCGCAGTGGCTCGGACTGGGGGATGGCGAGGGTGTCGGACGATGTCTTCGAGGCTTCGTGCGGTCCGCTCAATCTGGGGGAAGTGCTGGGTCTGTTCCGGGTGTGGGCCACCTCGGTGGAGCGGTAG
- a CDS encoding transcriptional regulator, which translates to MTKERRAEAAGRRTVDSPKVLKALSHPLRLRILRHLGAAGPATSTTLAAALGENTGTLSYHLRMLERSGLIEDIPERSTGRERWWRGVRGLDIRRPPQGELTEAERAMSAELDRMRMEEDVELARQFTAGQAESEGWMRGSRSLIHLTKGELDAFHDDYLALLARYARGPEDAPDDARPVLLRWFGLPAD; encoded by the coding sequence ATGACGAAAGAGCGGAGAGCGGAAGCCGCAGGGCGGCGCACGGTCGACAGCCCCAAGGTGCTCAAGGCCCTCTCGCACCCTCTGCGCCTGCGTATCCTGCGCCACCTCGGCGCGGCGGGCCCGGCCACCTCGACCACGCTGGCCGCCGCCCTCGGCGAGAACACCGGGACGCTCAGCTACCACCTGCGCATGCTGGAGCGTAGCGGCCTCATCGAGGACATCCCCGAGCGCTCCACCGGGCGTGAGCGCTGGTGGCGCGGGGTGCGCGGCCTCGACATCCGCAGACCGCCGCAGGGTGAGCTGACGGAGGCCGAGCGTGCCATGTCGGCCGAGCTGGACCGGATGAGGATGGAGGAGGACGTCGAGCTCGCCCGGCAGTTCACTGCCGGACAGGCGGAGTCCGAAGGCTGGATGCGGGGTTCACGCAGCCTCATCCACCTCACGAAGGGTGAGCTGGACGCGTTCCATGACGACTATCTGGCCCTGCTCGCGCGCTATGCCCGCGGGCCCGAGGACGCCCCCGACGACGCGCGACCCGTACTTCTCCGCTGGTTCGGCCTGCCCGCTGACTGA
- a CDS encoding HAD family phosphatase: MMRSAYPWPVRKFQAIVFDFDGVILDTETTLFQSWVALFEYYGCPPPSLTEWARQLGTSERPNLLAELAGSSKVRIDEQEATRRRVALSKELIRRQSVQPGIAEWLNEARRHRYPVAVASSSPISWVSGHLQRLDLADYFSTLVCCDADIRSKPTPDSYLRACRDLGVDPMHALAVEDSPNGIAAAKTAGLSCIAVPNSMTAGLDLAEADLVVPSLADLSISDVVKQLEERRAKP; this comes from the coding sequence ATGATGCGCTCAGCCTATCCTTGGCCGGTTAGGAAATTTCAGGCGATCGTCTTTGACTTCGATGGCGTAATCCTCGACACCGAGACGACACTGTTTCAATCATGGGTCGCGCTTTTCGAGTACTACGGCTGCCCGCCGCCGTCGCTCACGGAGTGGGCGAGACAACTCGGAACCTCTGAGCGGCCGAATCTGCTCGCCGAGCTTGCAGGGAGTTCGAAGGTCCGGATAGACGAGCAGGAGGCCACTCGTAGGCGAGTGGCGCTCAGTAAGGAATTAATCCGGAGACAGAGCGTCCAACCGGGAATCGCTGAATGGCTCAACGAGGCCCGGCGTCACAGATATCCGGTGGCCGTGGCATCCAGCTCGCCGATCTCTTGGGTGTCCGGTCACCTTCAGCGCCTCGACCTGGCGGATTACTTCAGCACCTTGGTCTGTTGTGATGCCGACATCAGAAGTAAGCCGACTCCGGATTCCTATCTCAGGGCATGCCGCGACCTGGGGGTCGATCCGATGCATGCCCTGGCGGTGGAGGATTCGCCCAACGGTATCGCGGCCGCCAAGACCGCCGGCCTGTCCTGTATAGCCGTACCGAACTCAATGACCGCTGGACTGGATCTGGCCGAGGCTGATCTCGTGGTGCCGTCCCTGGCCGACTTATCGATATCCGACGTGGTGAAGCAGCTGGAGGAGAGGCGGGCGAAGCCTTGA